In Pseudomonas hamedanensis, a single window of DNA contains:
- the gltB gene encoding glutamate synthase large subunit, producing the protein MKAGLYQPDEFKDNCGFGLIAHMQGEPSHTLLTTAIEALTCMTHRGGINADGKTGDGCGLLIQKPDAFLRAIAQETFSVELPRQYAVGMVFFNQDPVKAEAARENMNREILAEGLQLIGWRKVPIDTSVLGRLALERLPQIEQVYIGGEGLSDQDMAVKLFSARRRSSVANAADTDHYICSFSHKTIIYKGLMMPADLAAFYPDLSDERLQTAICVFHQRFSTNTLPKWPLAQPFRFLAHNGEINTITGNRNWAQARRTKFTNDLMDLEELGPLVNRVGSDSSSMDNMLELMVTGGIDLFRGVRMIIPPAWQNVETMDPDLRAFYEYNSMHMEPWDGPAGVVMTDGRYAVCLLDRNGLRPARWVTTTNGFITVASEIGVWNYQPEDVIAKGRVGPGQILAVDTETGQILDTDAIDNRLKSRHPYKQWLRKNALRIQATMEDNDHGSAFYDVDQLKQYMKMYQVTFEERDQVLRPLGEQGYEAVGSMGDDTPMAVLSQRVRTPYDYFRQQFAQVTNPPIDPLREAIVMSLEICLGAERNIFQESPEHASRVILSSPVISPAKWRSLMNLDRPGFERQIIDLNYDESLGLEAAIRNVADQAEEAVRAGRTQIVLSDRHIAPGKLPIHASLATGAVHHRLTEKGLRCDSNILVETATARDPHHFAVLIGFGASAVYPFLAYEVLGDLIRTGEVLGDLYEVFKNYRKGITKGLLKILSKMGISTIASYRGAQLFEAIGLSEEVCDLSFRGVPSRIKGARFVDIEAEQKALAIEAWSPRKPIQQGGLLKFVHGGEYHAYNPDVVNTLQAAVQQGDYAKFKEYTSLVDNRPVSMIRDLFKVKTLDTPLDMSEIEPLESVLKRFDSAGISLGALSPEAHEALAEAMNRLGARSNSGEGGEDPARYGTIKSSKIKQVATGRFGVTPEYLVNAEVLQIKVAQGAKPGEGGQLPGGKVNGLIAKLRYAVPGVTLISPPPHHDIYSIEDLSQLIFDLKQVNPQALVSVKLVAEAGVGTIAAGVAKAYADLITISGYDGGTGASPLTSIKYAGAPWELGLAETHQTLRGNDLRGKVRVQTDGGLKTGLDVIKAAILGAESFGFGTAPMIALGCKYLRICHLNNCATGVATQNEKLRKDHYIGTVDMVVNFFTYVAEETREWLAKLGVRSLEELIGRTDLLEILEGQTAKQNHLDLTPLLGSDHIPADKPQFCGVERNPPFDQGLLAEKMVEMASSAINDLSGAEFDLNICNCDRSIGARISGEIARKHGNQGMAKAPITFRFKGTAGQSFGVWNAGGLNMYLEGDANDYVGKGMTGGKLVIVPPKGSVYKTQESAIIGNTCLYGATGGKLFAAGTAGERFAVRNSGAHTVVEGTGDHCCEYMTGGFVCVLGKTGYNFGSGMTGGFAYVLDQDNTFVDRVNHELVEIQRISGEAMEAYRSHLQNVLNEYVAETDSEWGRELAENLDDYLRRFWLVKPKAANLKSLLSSTRANPQ; encoded by the coding sequence ATGAAAGCAGGTCTGTACCAACCAGATGAATTCAAGGATAACTGCGGTTTCGGCCTGATAGCGCATATGCAGGGCGAACCCAGTCATACCCTTTTGACGACGGCCATCGAGGCCCTGACCTGCATGACCCACCGCGGTGGGATTAATGCCGACGGCAAGACCGGTGACGGTTGCGGTCTGCTGATTCAAAAGCCTGACGCGTTCCTGCGAGCCATTGCCCAGGAAACCTTCAGTGTCGAGCTGCCCCGGCAATATGCCGTGGGCATGGTCTTTTTCAACCAGGATCCGGTCAAGGCCGAAGCCGCTCGCGAGAACATGAACCGCGAAATCCTCGCCGAAGGCCTGCAACTGATCGGCTGGCGCAAAGTGCCGATCGACACCAGCGTCCTCGGCCGCCTGGCGCTTGAGCGTCTGCCGCAGATCGAGCAGGTCTACATCGGCGGTGAAGGCCTGAGCGATCAGGACATGGCCGTCAAGCTGTTCAGCGCGCGTCGCCGTTCGTCGGTCGCCAATGCCGCTGACACCGACCACTACATCTGCAGCTTTTCGCATAAGACCATCATCTATAAAGGCCTGATGATGCCGGCCGACCTGGCCGCGTTTTATCCGGACCTGAGCGACGAGCGCCTGCAAACCGCAATTTGCGTGTTCCACCAGCGCTTCTCCACCAACACCCTGCCGAAATGGCCGCTGGCGCAGCCGTTCCGCTTCCTCGCCCACAACGGCGAGATCAACACCATTACCGGTAACCGCAATTGGGCGCAGGCCCGTCGGACCAAGTTCACCAACGATCTGATGGATCTGGAAGAACTCGGCCCGCTGGTCAACCGTGTCGGTTCCGACTCCTCGAGCATGGACAACATGCTTGAACTGATGGTCACCGGTGGCATCGACCTGTTCCGTGGCGTGCGCATGATCATTCCGCCTGCGTGGCAGAACGTCGAAACCATGGACCCGGACCTGCGTGCGTTCTACGAGTACAACTCGATGCACATGGAGCCGTGGGACGGCCCGGCCGGCGTGGTCATGACCGACGGTCGCTACGCGGTGTGCCTGCTCGACCGTAACGGTCTGCGTCCCGCGCGCTGGGTTACCACCACCAACGGTTTCATCACCGTTGCGTCGGAAATCGGCGTCTGGAACTACCAGCCGGAAGACGTGATCGCCAAGGGCCGTGTCGGCCCGGGCCAGATCCTTGCCGTGGACACCGAAACCGGGCAGATCCTCGACACCGATGCGATCGACAACCGTCTGAAATCCCGTCATCCGTACAAACAATGGCTGCGCAAGAATGCCCTGCGCATTCAGGCAACCATGGAAGACAACGACCACGGTTCGGCTTTTTACGATGTCGATCAGCTCAAGCAGTACATGAAGATGTATCAGGTCACGTTCGAGGAACGCGATCAGGTGCTGCGTCCGCTCGGCGAGCAAGGTTACGAAGCCGTTGGCTCGATGGGTGACGACACGCCGATGGCTGTGCTGTCCCAGCGTGTGCGCACACCGTACGACTATTTCCGCCAGCAATTCGCGCAGGTGACCAACCCACCGATCGACCCGCTGCGTGAAGCGATCGTGATGTCGCTGGAAATCTGCCTGGGGGCCGAGCGCAACATTTTCCAGGAGTCGCCGGAACACGCCTCGCGGGTGATTCTCAGCTCGCCAGTGATCTCGCCGGCCAAGTGGCGCTCGCTGATGAACCTCGACCGCCCAGGTTTCGAGCGGCAGATCATCGATCTCAACTACGACGAAAGCCTCGGCCTCGAAGCGGCGATCCGCAACGTTGCCGATCAGGCTGAAGAAGCCGTGCGCGCCGGGCGGACCCAGATCGTCCTGAGCGACCGCCATATCGCCCCGGGCAAGCTGCCGATCCACGCCTCCCTGGCCACCGGCGCGGTGCACCACCGCCTGACCGAAAAAGGCCTGCGTTGCGATTCCAACATCCTCGTTGAAACCGCAACGGCACGCGATCCGCACCACTTCGCCGTGCTGATCGGTTTCGGCGCCTCGGCGGTCTATCCGTTCCTGGCCTACGAAGTGCTGGGCGACCTGATCCGCACCGGCGAAGTGCTGGGCGACCTCTATGAGGTGTTCAAGAACTACCGCAAGGGCATCACCAAAGGCCTGCTCAAGATCCTGTCGAAGATGGGTATCTCGACCATCGCCTCGTACCGTGGTGCGCAGTTGTTCGAAGCCATTGGTTTGTCCGAGGAGGTCTGCGACCTGAGCTTCCGCGGCGTGCCAAGCCGCATCAAGGGCGCACGTTTCGTCGACATCGAGGCCGAGCAGAAAGCCCTCGCCATCGAAGCCTGGAGCCCGCGCAAACCGATCCAGCAGGGCGGTCTGCTGAAGTTCGTCCACGGTGGCGAATATCACGCCTACAACCCAGACGTGGTCAACACCCTGCAGGCCGCTGTGCAGCAGGGCGATTACGCCAAGTTCAAGGAATACACTTCGCTGGTGGACAACCGTCCGGTGTCGATGATTCGCGACCTGTTCAAGGTCAAGACCCTCGACACGCCGCTGGACATGAGCGAGATCGAGCCGCTGGAATCGGTGCTCAAGCGCTTTGACTCCGCCGGTATCTCGCTGGGCGCATTGTCGCCGGAAGCTCACGAAGCCCTGGCCGAAGCCATGAACCGCCTCGGTGCGCGTTCCAACTCCGGTGAAGGCGGTGAAGATCCGGCACGCTACGGCACCATCAAGAGCTCGAAAATCAAGCAAGTCGCCACTGGCCGTTTTGGTGTGACCCCGGAATACCTGGTCAACGCTGAAGTGCTGCAGATCAAGGTCGCGCAAGGCGCCAAGCCGGGCGAGGGCGGGCAACTGCCGGGCGGCAAGGTCAACGGTCTGATCGCCAAGCTGCGTTATGCAGTGCCGGGCGTGACCCTGATTTCGCCACCACCGCACCACGACATCTATTCGATCGAAGACTTGTCGCAGCTGATCTTTGACCTAAAGCAGGTCAACCCGCAGGCACTGGTTTCGGTGAAACTGGTTGCGGAGGCGGGCGTCGGCACCATCGCCGCCGGTGTGGCCAAGGCCTATGCGGACCTGATCACCATCTCCGGTTATGACGGTGGTACCGGTGCGTCGCCGCTGACCTCGATCAAATACGCTGGCGCACCGTGGGAACTGGGCCTGGCTGAAACCCACCAGACCCTGCGCGGCAACGACCTGCGCGGCAAAGTCCGGGTACAGACCGATGGCGGCCTGAAAACCGGCCTCGACGTGATCAAAGCGGCGATCCTCGGCGCCGAAAGCTTCGGCTTCGGCACCGCGCCAATGATCGCGCTGGGCTGCAAATACCTGCGCATCTGCCACCTGAACAACTGCGCCACCGGCGTCGCGACTCAGAACGAGAAGCTGCGCAAGGACCACTACATCGGCACCGTCGACATGGTGGTGAATTTCTTCACCTACGTTGCCGAAGAAACCCGTGAGTGGCTGGCCAAGCTCGGCGTGCGCTCCCTCGAAGAGCTGATCGGTCGTACCGATCTGCTGGAAATCCTCGAGGGCCAGACCGCCAAGCAAAACCATCTGGACCTGACGCCGCTGTTGGGCAGCGATCACATCCCGGCGGACAAGCCACAGTTCTGCGGTGTTGAGCGCAACCCGCCGTTCGACCAAGGCCTGCTGGCCGAGAAAATGGTCGAGATGGCGTCGTCGGCGATCAACGACCTCAGCGGCGCCGAGTTCGATCTGAATATCTGCAACTGCGACCGTTCGATCGGCGCACGGATCTCCGGCGAAATCGCGCGCAAGCACGGCAACCAGGGCATGGCGAAAGCGCCGATCACTTTCCGCTTCAAAGGCACCGCCGGGCAGAGCTTCGGCGTGTGGAACGCCGGCGGTCTGAACATGTACCTGGAAGGCGACGCCAACGACTACGTCGGCAAGGGCATGACCGGCGGCAAGCTGGTGATCGTTCCGCCGAAGGGCAGCGTCTACAAGACTCAGGAAAGCGCCATCATCGGTAATACCTGCCTGTACGGCGCCACTGGCGGCAAGCTGTTCGCCGCTGGCACCGCTGGCGAGCGTTTCGCCGTGCGTAACTCCGGTGCCCACACCGTCGTGGAAGGCACTGGCGATCACTGCTGCGAATACATGACCGGTGGTTTTGTCTGCGTGCTGGGCAAGACCGGTTACAACTTCGGCTCAGGCATGACCGGTGGTTTCGCCTACGTGCTCGATCAGGACAACACCTTCGTTGACCGGGTCAACCACGAACTGGTGGAAATCCAGCGGATCAGCGGCGAGGCGATGGAAGCCTATCGCAGCCACCTGCAGAACGTGCTGAACGAGTATGTCGCGGAAACCGACAGCGAGTGGGGTCGTGAACTCGCCGAGAACCTCGATGATTACTTGCGTCGTTTCTGGTTGGTCAAGCCGAAGGCTGCCAACTTGAAATCGTTGCTTTCCAGCACTCGTGCCAACCCGCAGTGA
- a CDS encoding AAA family ATPase, producing the protein MTSLHADEAFLGHFQLSHDPFAPRVPGFKFFPAQRKPVLGQLHHLARYSQLLLVVTGPQGSGKTLLRQALVASTNKQSVQSVVVSARGAGDAAGVLRQVAQALDVAQAEVGAILEQVVQLALTGQEVYLLVDDAEQLDESALEALMALGAGTPEGRPHVFLFGESSLIAQLEALQLEEERFHVIELQPYTEEETREYLDQRLEGAGRGVELFTADQISDIHESSEGWPGNINQVARDALIEVMIASRSAVKRPSMGFNMPKKHVLAISAVVVVAVAAAWLMPGRSKAPTTGAPANEQAQLPLGQGAANGGAPAVEFAGNTQPMPLPLVGNSQPVMRGPLAEAAGGITEGDDGVPLEGSSDTPPTVTTSAPPAGVPAGPAPTPVPVPAAKPAPTPAPTQVATAKPAPVAPAPAAKPAPAPAKPVAAAKPAEKPVTVAKASGGSWYAGQPTSNYVVQILGTSSETAAQNFVKEQGGEYRYFKKVLNGKPLYVITYGNFANRDAAVSAIKALPAKVQAGKPWPRTVASVQQELATTR; encoded by the coding sequence ATGACTAGTTTGCATGCCGACGAGGCGTTTCTCGGCCATTTCCAGTTAAGCCACGACCCTTTCGCGCCACGGGTGCCGGGCTTCAAGTTTTTCCCGGCCCAGCGCAAACCGGTGCTGGGGCAACTGCATCATCTGGCGCGTTACAGCCAGTTGCTGCTGGTGGTCACCGGCCCGCAGGGCAGCGGCAAGACGCTGTTGCGTCAGGCGCTGGTTGCCAGCACCAATAAACAGTCAGTACAGAGCGTGGTGGTGTCCGCCCGTGGTGCCGGTGATGCGGCGGGCGTGCTGCGCCAGGTGGCGCAGGCGCTGGATGTCGCCCAGGCCGAAGTCGGCGCGATTCTGGAGCAGGTGGTGCAACTGGCCCTCACCGGGCAGGAAGTCTATCTGCTGGTGGATGATGCCGAGCAGCTCGACGAGTCCGCGCTTGAAGCGCTGATGGCGCTGGGCGCGGGCACGCCGGAAGGTCGTCCGCATGTATTCCTGTTCGGTGAGTCGTCGCTGATCGCTCAGCTCGAGGCTTTGCAGCTCGAAGAAGAGCGTTTTCACGTCATCGAATTGCAGCCGTACACCGAAGAAGAGACCCGCGAATATCTCGACCAGCGGCTGGAAGGCGCGGGCCGGGGTGTCGAACTTTTCACCGCCGATCAGATCTCTGATATTCACGAAAGCTCCGAGGGCTGGCCGGGCAATATCAACCAGGTCGCTCGCGATGCTCTGATCGAAGTCATGATTGCCAGCCGCTCCGCGGTGAAGCGTCCAAGTATGGGGTTCAACATGCCGAAGAAACACGTATTGGCGATTTCCGCCGTCGTTGTGGTCGCGGTCGCCGCCGCCTGGCTGATGCCGGGTCGCAGCAAGGCACCGACCACCGGTGCTCCGGCCAATGAACAGGCACAACTGCCGCTGGGCCAGGGTGCCGCCAACGGTGGTGCGCCAGCCGTCGAGTTTGCCGGCAACACCCAGCCGATGCCGCTGCCATTGGTCGGCAACTCACAGCCGGTCATGCGTGGTCCGCTGGCCGAAGCCGCCGGTGGCATCACCGAAGGCGATGACGGTGTGCCGCTGGAAGGCTCCAGTGATACGCCGCCGACCGTGACCACCTCCGCACCGCCTGCGGGCGTCCCAGCCGGTCCTGCGCCGACCCCGGTTCCGGTACCTGCGGCAAAACCCGCCCCAACGCCGGCTCCGACGCAAGTCGCCACGGCCAAGCCTGCTCCGGTAGCACCAGCACCTGCCGCCAAACCCGCGCCAGCGCCGGCCAAACCGGTTGCCGCTGCCAAGCCTGCCGAGAAACCGGTCACCGTCGCCAAAGCGTCCGGTGGCAGCTGGTACGCCGGTCAGCCGACCAGCAATTACGTGGTGCAGATCCTCGGCACCAGCTCGGAAACCGCCGCGCAGAACTTCGTCAAAGAGCAGGGCGGCGAATACCGTTATTTCAAGAAAGTCCTCAACGGCAAGCCGCTCTACGTGATCACCTACGGCAACTTTGCCAATCGTGATGCGGCCGTTTCTGCCATCAAGGCCTTGCCAGCGAAGGTTCAGGCTGGTAAACCTTGGCCTCGCACTGTCGCCAGCGTCCAACAGGAACTGGCAACAACTCGCTGA
- the aroB gene encoding 3-dehydroquinate synthase, whose protein sequence is MQTLKVDLGERSYPIHIGEGLLDQPELLAPHIHGRQVAIISNETVAPLYLERLTRSLAQFSVISVVLPDGEAYKNWETLQLIFDGLLTARHDRRTTVIALGGGVIGDMAGFAAACYQRGVDFIQIPTTLLSQVDSSVGGKTGINHPLGKNMVGAFYQPNVVLIDTASLKTLPERELSAGLAEVIKYGLICDEPFLTWLEENVDALRALDQTALTYAIERSCAAKAAVVGADEKETGVRATLNLGHTFGHAIETHMGYGVWLHGEAVAAGTVMALEMSARLGWISDAERDRGIRLFQRAGLPVVPPTEMSEADFLQHMAIDKKVIDGRLRLVLLRRMGEAVVTDDYPKEVLQATLGADYRALAQLKG, encoded by the coding sequence ATGCAGACACTCAAGGTCGACCTGGGCGAGCGCAGCTACCCGATTCATATTGGCGAAGGTTTGTTGGATCAGCCCGAGTTGCTGGCGCCGCACATCCACGGGCGTCAGGTGGCAATCATCTCCAACGAGACCGTGGCGCCGCTCTACCTTGAACGTCTGACCCGCAGCCTGGCGCAGTTCTCGGTGATCTCGGTAGTGTTGCCGGACGGCGAGGCCTACAAGAACTGGGAAACCCTGCAATTGATCTTCGACGGTCTGCTGACCGCCCGGCATGATCGCCGCACCACGGTGATCGCCCTCGGCGGCGGGGTGATCGGCGACATGGCCGGCTTTGCCGCTGCCTGCTACCAGCGCGGCGTCGACTTCATCCAGATTCCCACCACCTTGTTGTCCCAGGTCGATTCGTCGGTCGGCGGCAAGACCGGCATCAACCATCCGCTGGGCAAGAACATGGTCGGCGCCTTCTATCAGCCGAACGTGGTGCTGATCGATACCGCGTCGCTGAAAACCCTGCCGGAACGCGAGCTGTCGGCAGGGCTGGCAGAAGTCATCAAGTACGGCCTGATCTGCGACGAGCCGTTCCTGACCTGGCTGGAAGAAAACGTCGACGCCCTGCGTGCGCTGGACCAAACCGCGCTGACCTATGCGATCGAGCGTTCCTGCGCCGCCAAGGCTGCCGTGGTCGGTGCCGATGAAAAGGAAACCGGCGTGCGCGCCACGCTCAACCTTGGCCATACCTTCGGCCACGCCATCGAAACCCACATGGGCTATGGTGTCTGGCTGCATGGCGAGGCGGTCGCGGCGGGTACCGTGATGGCGCTGGAAATGTCCGCGCGGCTGGGCTGGATCAGCGATGCAGAGCGCGACCGCGGCATTCGTCTGTTCCAGCGTGCCGGTCTGCCGGTGGTTCCGCCGACTGAAATGAGCGAAGCCGATTTTCTGCAACACATGGCAATCGACAAAAAAGTGATCGACGGTCGTCTGCGCCTGGTGCTGCTGCGCCGGATGGGCGAAGCGGTAGTGACCGACGATTATCCGAAAGAGGTTCTACAGGCCACGCTGGGAGCGGATTACCGCGCCCTGGCTCAGCTTAAAGGTTAA
- the aroK gene encoding shikimate kinase AroK yields the protein MRNLILVGPMGAGKSTIGRLLAKELRLPFKDSDKEIELRTGANIPWIFDKEGEPGFRDREQAMIAELCAFDGVVLATGGGAVMRDANRKALHEGGRVVYLHASVEQQVGRTARDRNRPLLRTADPAKTLRDLLAIRDPLYREIADLVVETDERPPRMVVLDILDRLAQLPPR from the coding sequence GTGCGAAATTTGATACTTGTAGGACCAATGGGTGCTGGCAAAAGCACCATCGGCCGATTGCTGGCCAAAGAGCTGCGCCTGCCGTTCAAAGATTCCGACAAGGAAATTGAGCTGCGCACGGGTGCCAATATCCCATGGATCTTCGACAAGGAAGGCGAGCCCGGCTTTCGTGATCGCGAGCAGGCGATGATCGCCGAGCTGTGCGCGTTCGATGGCGTGGTGCTGGCGACCGGCGGTGGCGCGGTGATGCGTGACGCCAATCGCAAGGCCCTGCATGAGGGCGGGCGCGTGGTGTATCTGCACGCGTCCGTCGAACAGCAGGTCGGCCGCACAGCCCGCGACCGCAATCGGCCTTTGCTGCGCACCGCCGATCCGGCGAAAACCCTGCGTGATCTGCTCGCCATCCGCGATCCGCTGTATCGGGAAATTGCCGATCTGGTGGTGGAAACCGACGAACGGCCGCCGCGCATGGTGGTGCTGGACATTCTCGATCGTCTGGCGCAGCTTCCTCCCCGTTAA
- the pilQ gene encoding type IV pilus secretin PilQ codes for MNRIFSTLGFSLWIALMSPMVLAANLKTLDVAALPGDRVELKLAFDGPPPQPKGYTTESPARIALDLPGVTSQLANKTLDLGSGNARTATVAEAKDRTRLIVSLTQLAPYSTRVEGNNLFVVVGQGAPAAAPRTAAVAPRATPAATAPAKPSVPRNRAIRGVDFQRGTEGEGNVVIDLSDPTIAPDIQEHDGKIILSFARTQLPEKLRVRLDVKDFATPVQFVNAAVTGDRAVISVEPSGTFDYSTFQTDNKLTVSIRPMTVDDLQKRNADRNSYVGEKLSLNFQDIDVRSVLQLIADFTNLNLVASDTVQGGITLRLQNVPWDQALDLVLKTKGLDKRKIGNVLLVAPADEIAARERQELESQKQIAELAPLRRELLQVNYAKAADIAKLFQSVTSAEAKIDERGSITVDERTNNIIAYQTQDRLDELRRIVAQLDIPVRQVMIEARIVEANVDYDKSLGVRWGGSIQNKGNWNASGVNGSSTTIGTPGSTSTNSPFVDMGTVNNTSGIGIAFITDNVLLDLELTAMEKTGNGEIVSQPKVVTSDKETAKILKGTEIPYQEASSSGATSVSFKEASLSLEVTPQITPDNRIIMEVKVTKDEPDYLNKVQDVPPIKKNEVNAKVLVNDGETIVIGGVFSNTQSKVVDKVPFLGDVPYLGRLFRRDVVSEKKSELLVFLTPRIMNNQAIAVSR; via the coding sequence ATGAACAGGATTTTCTCCACCCTCGGTTTTTCGCTATGGATAGCGCTGATGTCGCCGATGGTACTCGCGGCCAACCTGAAGACGCTGGACGTAGCGGCGTTGCCAGGGGACCGTGTCGAACTGAAGCTGGCGTTCGACGGCCCGCCACCGCAGCCCAAGGGTTACACCACTGAATCGCCAGCGCGGATCGCCCTTGATCTGCCCGGCGTCACCAGTCAGCTGGCGAACAAGACGCTTGATCTGGGCAGCGGCAATGCGCGCACCGCGACGGTGGCGGAAGCCAAGGACCGCACGCGCCTGATTGTCAGTCTGACGCAACTGGCGCCTTACAGTACTCGAGTCGAGGGAAACAATCTGTTCGTGGTGGTCGGACAGGGCGCGCCTGCTGCTGCGCCGCGCACTGCGGCGGTTGCGCCCCGTGCCACCCCGGCGGCGACAGCGCCTGCCAAACCGTCCGTGCCGCGTAATCGCGCCATTCGCGGCGTCGACTTCCAGCGGGGTACGGAGGGCGAGGGCAATGTGGTGATCGACCTGTCCGACCCGACCATCGCCCCGGACATCCAGGAGCATGACGGCAAGATCATTCTCAGCTTCGCCCGCACGCAATTGCCGGAAAAACTGCGCGTGCGCCTCGACGTCAAGGACTTCGCCACCCCCGTGCAGTTCGTCAACGCCGCGGTGACCGGGGATCGCGCGGTGATCAGCGTCGAGCCCAGCGGCACGTTCGACTATTCCACCTTCCAGACCGACAACAAACTCACGGTCAGCATTCGTCCGATGACGGTGGACGACCTGCAAAAACGCAACGCTGACCGCAACAGCTATGTGGGCGAAAAGCTCTCGCTGAACTTCCAGGACATCGACGTGCGTTCGGTGCTGCAGCTGATCGCCGATTTCACCAACCTCAATCTGGTCGCCAGCGACACGGTGCAGGGCGGCATCACCTTGCGTCTGCAGAACGTACCGTGGGATCAGGCGCTGGATCTGGTGCTGAAAACCAAAGGCCTGGATAAACGCAAGATCGGCAACGTGTTGCTGGTGGCGCCGGCCGATGAAATCGCGGCTCGCGAGCGTCAGGAGCTGGAATCGCAGAAGCAGATCGCCGAGCTGGCGCCGCTGCGCCGCGAATTGCTGCAGGTGAACTACGCCAAGGCGGCGGACATCGCCAAGCTGTTCCAGTCTGTGACCAGTGCCGAGGCGAAAATCGATGAGCGCGGTTCCATCACCGTCGATGAGCGAACCAACAACATCATCGCCTACCAGACTCAGGATCGCCTCGACGAACTGCGGCGGATCGTGGCGCAACTGGATATTCCGGTGCGTCAGGTGATGATCGAGGCGCGGATCGTCGAAGCCAACGTCGATTACGACAAAAGCCTCGGCGTGCGCTGGGGCGGCTCGATTCAAAACAAGGGCAACTGGAACGCCTCAGGGGTCAACGGTTCGTCGACGACCATCGGTACGCCGGGGAGCACCAGCACCAACTCGCCGTTCGTCGACATGGGCACCGTCAACAACACCTCCGGTATCGGCATCGCCTTCATTACCGACAACGTTCTGCTCGACCTCGAGTTGACGGCCATGGAGAAGACCGGCAACGGTGAGATCGTGTCACAACCCAAAGTGGTGACTTCCGACAAGGAGACCGCAAAAATCCTCAAGGGCACCGAAATTCCGTATCAGGAAGCCAGTTCCAGTGGCGCGACCTCGGTATCGTTCAAGGAGGCTTCGCTGTCGCTGGAAGTGACCCCGCAGATCACTCCGGATAACCGCATCATCATGGAGGTCAAGGTCACCAAGGACGAACCGGACTACCTGAACAAAGTGCAGGATGTGCCGCCGATCAAGAAAAACGAGGTCAACGCCAAGGTGCTGGTCAACGACGGCGAAACCATCGTGATTGGCGGTGTTTTTTCAAATACTCAGAGCAAGGTTGTAGATAAGGTGCCATTTCTTGGCGATGTGCCGTATCTTGGCCGCCTTTTCCGGCGTGATGTGGTTTCGGAGAAAAAATCCGAGCTGCTGGTATTTCTCACTCCGCGTATCATGAATAACCAGGCGATTGCTGTGAGTCGTTGA
- a CDS encoding pilus assembly protein PilP — protein MTPLRFFGLSMALLVLQGCGGSDDFSDLDAYLNEVRLRPAGRIEPTPTFRSYPAFTYSAANLRSPFSRQVRVDLAGQRHGSRNVKPDPNRVKQYLEGFNIEQFEMVGTIANASGSFALLRGAGGVHRLKVGDYLGRNDGRIIAISATQVDVIEIVPDGQGAWLERPRTIPLKEHS, from the coding sequence ATGACCCCGCTGCGTTTTTTCGGCCTGTCGATGGCTCTGCTGGTTTTGCAGGGCTGCGGTGGCAGCGATGACTTCAGTGATCTCGATGCTTATCTCAATGAAGTGCGTCTGCGCCCGGCCGGCCGGATTGAACCAACGCCGACATTCCGGTCTTACCCGGCATTCACTTACAGCGCGGCGAATCTGCGCAGCCCGTTTTCGCGGCAGGTGCGCGTCGATCTGGCCGGGCAGCGGCACGGTTCACGCAACGTCAAGCCCGACCCCAACCGGGTCAAGCAATACCTTGAAGGCTTCAATATCGAGCAGTTCGAGATGGTCGGCACGATCGCCAATGCCTCCGGTTCCTTTGCGCTGTTGCGCGGAGCGGGCGGGGTGCATCGATTGAAAGTCGGCGATTACCTGGGGCGCAACGATGGCCGCATCATCGCCATCAGTGCCACTCAGGTCGATGTCATCGAAATTGTCCCCGACGGCCAGGGCGCCTGGCTGGAGCGCCCGCGCACCATTCCTTTGAAAGAGCACTCATAG
- the pilO gene encoding type 4a pilus biogenesis protein PilO, with protein sequence MKPNGWLESLRSVDFNDLDTSNIGSWPPAVKVIAAGLLMVLVLGLGYHFFISDMENQLDLKREEEITLKEQFASKARLSANLELYTQQMKEMENTFGVLLRQLPSDTEVPGLLEDITRTGLGSGLEFEEIKLLPEVTQPFYIELPIRITVTGAYHDLATFVSGVAGLPRIVTLHDFELAPANPEGGPKLRMSILAKTYRYNDKGLQK encoded by the coding sequence ATGAAGCCCAACGGATGGCTCGAAAGCCTGCGCAGCGTCGACTTCAACGATCTGGATACCAGCAACATCGGCTCCTGGCCGCCTGCGGTAAAAGTCATTGCCGCAGGGCTTTTGATGGTGTTGGTTCTGGGGCTTGGCTATCACTTTTTCATCAGCGACATGGAGAATCAGCTCGACCTCAAGCGTGAAGAAGAGATCACCCTCAAGGAACAGTTCGCCAGCAAGGCGCGTCTGTCGGCCAATCTCGAGCTGTACACCCAGCAGATGAAGGAGATGGAAAACACCTTCGGCGTGTTACTGCGGCAATTGCCCAGCGACACCGAAGTGCCAGGGTTGCTGGAAGACATCACGCGCACCGGTCTGGGCAGCGGCCTGGAGTTCGAGGAGATCAAGCTGCTGCCGGAAGTCACCCAGCCGTTCTACATCGAACTGCCGATCCGGATCACCGTCACCGGCGCCTATCACGATCTCGCGACCTTCGTCAGCGGCGTGGCCGGGTTGCCGCGTATTGTCACCCTGCATGATTTCGAACTGGCACCGGCCAACCCCGAGGGCGGGCCTAAGCTGCGCATGAGTATCCTCGCCAAGACCTATCGCTATAACGACAAGGGGCTGCAGAAATGA